From the Theobroma cacao cultivar B97-61/B2 chromosome 2, Criollo_cocoa_genome_V2, whole genome shotgun sequence genome, one window contains:
- the LOC108660678 gene encoding uncharacterized protein LOC108660678, with protein sequence MPPKTRAASRRAGEQDAPIEMADRPRASTQRGRGRRGRVTRPVGLDTLVSRQEEGQSSGDVDRHPARGITIEDLAAGLQGVNRVVEMMATRMEDIQRVVEGRPTVQESPSSQGQADHQHHEEERGHLDISLPDFLKLKPPTFSGSDASEKPQVFLDKMEKICKALGCSSVRSVELAAFQLEDVAQEWYSSLCRGRPTDATPLA encoded by the coding sequence atgccgcCTAAGACACGAGCCGCCTCAAGACGGGCaggggagcaagatgctcccATTGAGATGGCAGATAGACCACGGGCATCCACCCAGAGAGGCCGAGGTAGACGTGGCAGGGTCACTAGGCCGGTGGGGTTGGATACGCTTGTGAGTAGGCAAGAAGAGGGACAGTCCTCAGGTGATGTAGATAGACACCCAGCTAGGGGTATTACTATTGAGGATTTGGCGGCAGGCCTACAGGGAGTTAATcgggttgtagagatgatggcaaCCCGCATGGAAGATATACAAAGGGTAGTAGAGGGGAGAcctacagtacaagaatcccCTAGCTCCCAAGGACAGGCCGATCACCAACATCATGAGGAGGAGAGGGGACATCTAGATATTTCTCTTCCTGACTTTCTCAAGCTTAAGCCTCCAACATTTTCAGGGTCTGATGCATCGGAGAAACCCCAGGTTTTCTtggataagatggagaaaatttgtaaagccTTGGGATGTTCTAGTGTTCGGTCAGTTGAGCTAGCCGCCTTCCAATTAGAGGATGTGGCGCAGGAATGGTATAGCTCTTTATGTAGAGGCAGACCGACTGATGCAACACCATTGGCCTAG